From Camelus dromedarius isolate mCamDro1 unplaced genomic scaffold, mCamDro1.pat HAP1_SCAFFOLD_200, whole genome shotgun sequence, the proteins below share one genomic window:
- the LOC135320997 gene encoding uncharacterized protein LOC135320997 isoform X5 — MSVTTLSLLHLLLQIEQDPGGSTKPVPSAILCVMSCDPVDAQHPPAEETDCLRYIKVHSMVHPHLELSGSKSISEGTYLKRNGIPDSEGQRKHQPGLEKENSISEPVLGDLTEITLVAQARDREHVPSCSQPQTSTDASYTGKDPGLGGRWPPEIRQMLDSSLTTGSGQDVLRGRRQPPRQRRRGLSLASRSICSHLNICCPSFTGRPSSVYPSPGRWAQCMQPKVWALPWGGAELSSSSLSLFFSKVVTGPNS, encoded by the exons attgaacaggatccagggggaagtaccaagcctgtcccatcggccatcctgtgtgtcatgtcctgtgacccagtagatgctcagcac cctccagctgaagaaacagattgccttaggtacatcaaag tgcattccatggtgcatcctcacctagaattgagtggaagcaagtccatctcagaagggacatacctGAAGAGGAATGGcattccagactctgaagggcagagaaagcaccagcctgggttagagaaag agaacagcatctctgagcccgtcctgggtgacctcacagagatcaccctagtggcccaggctagagaccgggaacatgtaccttcctgcagccaaccccagacgtccactgatgcctcatatactggcaaagat cctggcctgggggggcgatggccgccggagattcgccagatgttggactccag cttaaccaccggaagtgggcaggatgtgctgagggggcggaggcagccgccaaggcagcgacggagggggctgtccctggccagccggtcaatttgttcccatctcaacatTTGCTGTCCCAGTTTCACAGGACGCCCTTCTTcagtttatccttctcctgggaggtgggctcagtgcatgcagcccaaggtctgggctctcccctggggaggggcagaactctcttcttcttctttgtctttattcttcagcaaagtggttactggccccaattcttaa
- the LOC135320997 gene encoding uncharacterized protein LOC135320997 isoform X1, with product MSVTTLSLLHLLLQIEQDPGGSTKPVPSAILCVMSCDPVDAQHPPAEETDCLRYIKGEDTYYPHGAQVGLGVCCLYSRWARVALGIPVPEFLQYTRCLFPNLQNWNDVNHPAVHSMVHPHLELSGSKSISEGTYLKRNGIPDSEGQRKHQPGLEKENSISEPVLGDLTEITLVAQARDREHVPSCSQPQTSTDASYTGKDPGLGGRWPPEIRQMLDSSLTTGSGQDVLRGRRQPPRQRRRGLSLASRSICSHLNICCPSFTGRPSSVYPSPGRWAQCMQPKVWALPWGGAELSSSSLSLFFSKVVTGPNS from the exons attgaacaggatccagggggaagtaccaagcctgtcccatcggccatcctgtgtgtcatgtcctgtgacccagtagatgctcagcac cctccagctgaagaaacagattgccttaggtacatcaaaggtgaggacacctactatccccatggagcccaggtggggctgggagtctgctgtttgtacagccggtgggctcgtgttgctttgggcatccctgtgcctgaattcctgcagtacactcggtg cctgtttcctaatctgcaaaactggaatgatgttaaccatcccgcag tgcattccatggtgcatcctcacctagaattgagtggaagcaagtccatctcagaagggacatacctGAAGAGGAATGGcattccagactctgaagggcagagaaagcaccagcctgggttagagaaag agaacagcatctctgagcccgtcctgggtgacctcacagagatcaccctagtggcccaggctagagaccgggaacatgtaccttcctgcagccaaccccagacgtccactgatgcctcatatactggcaaagat cctggcctgggggggcgatggccgccggagattcgccagatgttggactccag cttaaccaccggaagtgggcaggatgtgctgagggggcggaggcagccgccaaggcagcgacggagggggctgtccctggccagccggtcaatttgttcccatctcaacatTTGCTGTCCCAGTTTCACAGGACGCCCTTCTTcagtttatccttctcctgggaggtgggctcagtgcatgcagcccaaggtctgggctctcccctggggaggggcagaactctcttcttcttctttgtctttattcttcagcaaagtggttactggccccaattcttaa
- the LOC135320997 gene encoding uncharacterized protein LOC135320997 isoform X6 has translation MSVTTLSLLHLLLQIEQDPGGSTKPVPSAILCVMSCDPVDAQHPPAEETDCLRYIKGEDTYYPHGAQVGLGVCCLYSRWARVALGIPVPEFLQYTRCLFPNLQNWNDVNHPAVHSMVHPHLELSGSKSISEGTYLKRNGIPDSEGQRKHQPGLEKENSISEPVLGDLTEITLVAQARDREHVPSCSQPQTSTDASYTGKDPGLGGRWPPEIRQMLDSRGGFCCRRGGTPVSR, from the exons attgaacaggatccagggggaagtaccaagcctgtcccatcggccatcctgtgtgtcatgtcctgtgacccagtagatgctcagcac cctccagctgaagaaacagattgccttaggtacatcaaaggtgaggacacctactatccccatggagcccaggtggggctgggagtctgctgtttgtacagccggtgggctcgtgttgctttgggcatccctgtgcctgaattcctgcagtacactcggtg cctgtttcctaatctgcaaaactggaatgatgttaaccatcccgcag tgcattccatggtgcatcctcacctagaattgagtggaagcaagtccatctcagaagggacatacctGAAGAGGAATGGcattccagactctgaagggcagagaaagcaccagcctgggttagagaaag agaacagcatctctgagcccgtcctgggtgacctcacagagatcaccctagtggcccaggctagagaccgggaacatgtaccttcctgcagccaaccccagacgtccactgatgcctcatatactggcaaagat cctggcctgggggggcgatggccgccggagattcgccagatgttggactccag gggcggcttctgctgccgtagaggcgggacgccggtctccaggtga
- the LOC135320997 gene encoding uncharacterized protein LOC135320997 isoform X3 — MSCDPVDAQHPPAEETDCLRYIKGEDTYYPHGAQVGLGVCCLYSRWARVALGIPVPEFLQYTRCLFPNLQNWNDVNHPAVHSMVHPHLELSGSKSISEGTYLKRNGIPDSEGQRKHQPGLEKENSISEPVLGDLTEITLVAQARDREHVPSCSQPQTSTDASYTGKDPGLGGRWPPEIRQMLDSSLTTGSGQDVLRGRRQPPRQRRRGLSLASRSICSHLNICCPSFTGRPSSVYPSPGRWAQCMQPKVWALPWGGAELSSSSLSLFFSKVVTGPNS, encoded by the exons atgtcctgtgacccagtagatgctcagcac cctccagctgaagaaacagattgccttaggtacatcaaaggtgaggacacctactatccccatggagcccaggtggggctgggagtctgctgtttgtacagccggtgggctcgtgttgctttgggcatccctgtgcctgaattcctgcagtacactcggtg cctgtttcctaatctgcaaaactggaatgatgttaaccatcccgcag tgcattccatggtgcatcctcacctagaattgagtggaagcaagtccatctcagaagggacatacctGAAGAGGAATGGcattccagactctgaagggcagagaaagcaccagcctgggttagagaaag agaacagcatctctgagcccgtcctgggtgacctcacagagatcaccctagtggcccaggctagagaccgggaacatgtaccttcctgcagccaaccccagacgtccactgatgcctcatatactggcaaagat cctggcctgggggggcgatggccgccggagattcgccagatgttggactccag cttaaccaccggaagtgggcaggatgtgctgagggggcggaggcagccgccaaggcagcgacggagggggctgtccctggccagccggtcaatttgttcccatctcaacatTTGCTGTCCCAGTTTCACAGGACGCCCTTCTTcagtttatccttctcctgggaggtgggctcagtgcatgcagcccaaggtctgggctctcccctggggaggggcagaactctcttcttcttctttgtctttattcttcagcaaagtggttactggccccaattcttaa
- the LOC135320997 gene encoding uncharacterized protein LOC135320997 isoform X7, which yields MSVTTLSLLHLLLQIEQDPGGSTKPVPSAILCVMSCDPVDAQHPPAEETDCLRYIKGEDTYYPHGAQVGLGVCCLYSRWARVALGIPVPEFLQYTRCLFPNLQNWNDVNHPAVHSMVHPHLELSGSKSISEGTYLKRNGIPDSEGQRKHQPGLEKENSISEPVLGDLTEITLVAQARDREHVPSCSQPQTSTDASYTGKDPGLGGRWPPEIRQMLDSRGGFCCRRGGTPVSR from the exons attgaacaggatccagggggaagtaccaagcctgtcccatcggccatcctgtgtgtcatgtcctgtgacccagtagatgctcagcac cctccagctgaagaaacagattgccttaggtacatcaaaggtgaggacacctactatccccatggagcccaggtggggctgggagtctgctgtttgtacagccggtgggctcgtgttgctttgggcatccctgtgcctgaattcctgcagtacactcggtg cctgtttcctaatctgcaaaactggaatgatgttaaccatcccgcag tgcattccatggtgcatcctcacctagaattgagtggaagcaagtccatctcagaagggacatacctGAAGAGGAATGGcattccagactctgaagggcagagaaagcaccagcctgggttagagaaag agaacagcatctctgagcccgtcctgggtgacctcacagagatcaccctagtggcccaggctagagaccgggaacatgtaccttcctgcagccaaccccagacgtccactgatgcctcatatactggcaaagat cctggcctgggggggcgatggccgccggagattcgccagatgttggactccag gggcggcttctgctgccgtagaggcgggacgccggtctccag gtga
- the LOC135320997 gene encoding uncharacterized protein LOC135320997 isoform X2 — translation MSVTTLSLLHLLLQIEQDPGGSTKPVPSAILCVMSCDPVDAQHPPAEETDCLRYIKGEDTYYPHGAQVGLGVCCLYSRWARVALGIPVPEFLQYTRCLFPNLQNWNDVNHPAVHSMVHPHLELSGSKSISEGTYLKRNGIPDSEGQRKHQPGLEKENSISEPVLGDLTEITLVAQARDREHVPSCSQPQTSTDASYTGKDPGLGGRWPPEIRQMLDSSLTTGSGQDVLRGRRQPPRQRRRGLSLASRSICSHLNICCPSFTGRPSSVYPSPGRWAQCMQPKVTF, via the exons attgaacaggatccagggggaagtaccaagcctgtcccatcggccatcctgtgtgtcatgtcctgtgacccagtagatgctcagcac cctccagctgaagaaacagattgccttaggtacatcaaaggtgaggacacctactatccccatggagcccaggtggggctgggagtctgctgtttgtacagccggtgggctcgtgttgctttgggcatccctgtgcctgaattcctgcagtacactcggtg cctgtttcctaatctgcaaaactggaatgatgttaaccatcccgcag tgcattccatggtgcatcctcacctagaattgagtggaagcaagtccatctcagaagggacatacctGAAGAGGAATGGcattccagactctgaagggcagagaaagcaccagcctgggttagagaaag agaacagcatctctgagcccgtcctgggtgacctcacagagatcaccctagtggcccaggctagagaccgggaacatgtaccttcctgcagccaaccccagacgtccactgatgcctcatatactggcaaagat cctggcctgggggggcgatggccgccggagattcgccagatgttggactccag cttaaccaccggaagtgggcaggatgtgctgagggggcggaggcagccgccaaggcagcgacggagggggctgtccctggccagccggtcaatttgttcccatctcaacatTTGCTGTCCCAGTTTCACAGGACGCCCTTCTTcagtttatccttctcctgggaggtgggctcagtgcatgcagcccaag gtgacattttag
- the LOC135320997 gene encoding uncharacterized protein LOC135320997 isoform X8 — protein sequence MSVTTLSLLHLLLQIEQDPGGSTKPVPSAILCVMSCDPVDAQHPPAEETDCLRYIKGEDTYYPHGAQVGLGVCCLYSRWARVALGIPVPEFLQYTRCLFPNLQNWNDVNHPAVHSMVHPHLELSGSKSISEGTYLKRNGIPDSEGQRKHQPGLEKENSISEPVLGDLTEITLVAQARDREHVPSCSQPQTSTDASYTGKDPGLGGRWPPEIRQMLDSR from the exons attgaacaggatccagggggaagtaccaagcctgtcccatcggccatcctgtgtgtcatgtcctgtgacccagtagatgctcagcac cctccagctgaagaaacagattgccttaggtacatcaaaggtgaggacacctactatccccatggagcccaggtggggctgggagtctgctgtttgtacagccggtgggctcgtgttgctttgggcatccctgtgcctgaattcctgcagtacactcggtg cctgtttcctaatctgcaaaactggaatgatgttaaccatcccgcag tgcattccatggtgcatcctcacctagaattgagtggaagcaagtccatctcagaagggacatacctGAAGAGGAATGGcattccagactctgaagggcagagaaagcaccagcctgggttagagaaag agaacagcatctctgagcccgtcctgggtgacctcacagagatcaccctagtggcccaggctagagaccgggaacatgtaccttcctgcagccaaccccagacgtccactgatgcctcatatactggcaaagat cctggcctgggggggcgatggccgccggagattcgccagatgttggactccag gtga
- the LOC135320997 gene encoding uncharacterized protein LOC135320997 isoform X4, giving the protein MSVTTLSLLHLLLQIEQDPGGSTKPVPSAILCVMSCDPVDAQHPPAEETDCLRYIKGEDTYYPHGAQVGLGVCCLYSRWARVALGIPVPEFLQYTRCLFPNLQNWNDVNHPAVHSMVHPHLELSGSKSISEGTYLKRNGIPDSEGQRKHQPGLEKENSISEPVLGDLTEITLVAQARDREHVPSCSQPQTSTDASYTGKDPGLGGRWPPEIRQMLDSSLTTGSGQDVLRGRRQPPRQRRRGLSLASRSICSHLNICCPSFTGRPSSVYPSPGR; this is encoded by the exons attgaacaggatccagggggaagtaccaagcctgtcccatcggccatcctgtgtgtcatgtcctgtgacccagtagatgctcagcac cctccagctgaagaaacagattgccttaggtacatcaaaggtgaggacacctactatccccatggagcccaggtggggctgggagtctgctgtttgtacagccggtgggctcgtgttgctttgggcatccctgtgcctgaattcctgcagtacactcggtg cctgtttcctaatctgcaaaactggaatgatgttaaccatcccgcag tgcattccatggtgcatcctcacctagaattgagtggaagcaagtccatctcagaagggacatacctGAAGAGGAATGGcattccagactctgaagggcagagaaagcaccagcctgggttagagaaag agaacagcatctctgagcccgtcctgggtgacctcacagagatcaccctagtggcccaggctagagaccgggaacatgtaccttcctgcagccaaccccagacgtccactgatgcctcatatactggcaaagat cctggcctgggggggcgatggccgccggagattcgccagatgttggactccag cttaaccaccggaagtgggcaggatgtgctgagggggcggaggcagccgccaaggcagcgacggagggggctgtccctggccagccggtcaatttgttcccatctcaacatTTGCTGTCCCAGTTTCACAGGACGCCCTTCTTcagtttatccttctcctgggag gtga